A stretch of Pirellulales bacterium DNA encodes these proteins:
- a CDS encoding AAA family ATPase: MPHTPLSTRRQMELLHELQQLADWRATEEARIAAALRKESAAAAEEFESTAQSLHKQYSTQRRDLETQFAEAKQAVEAGLEQDRALATRELAAAIDRLDAEESDALAAAKQRAQEAQWEAMAVFDASKDKPEQHWAKASKLVAVQRQQLEGLQRDADALLGMRRLKRPEASFEEAPDESADQDPASDAAERLRALLSELREAVLAMQGQKLPTLFLEGGGPWGWLVGAVAIGAVIAAFLGESFSAAGIGAALGGLVVAGMLWGWLLPKSRRQTYDKYREVVRGVATGLTLAQQALADAKAASQAEAAAIVRRRDEDVRTADVERDRAVNASRTHRADEVARLEAETVRRIAELEQKCEADLAAVDAKYPPLLAANEADRDAAEHANNSQYEARRAEAQRLHDAEFAALAERWLGGFRQIADELRGMAARAAELCPDWNETRWDDWNRPTVPPEGIALGRFELPLSVVKHGVPSDPALALPTTWLPLTAAISIAEHPRLVATADGPGRAAAVKVLQLAMLRTLAALPAGLLRFTLIDPAGLGENFGPFMHLADYDEQLAPKQVLTEPKRIEERLTIVTAHMEKVLQKYLRNEFATLAEYNAQAGEVAEPYHVVVAANFPAGFSEIAARRLLAIAEAGPRCGVYVLMSVDRSLRLPYEIKLEPFLHNAMHLDWHEGRFVWQYPLFEKLPLELDELPAPERLNEVLRRAAQDSKTASRVEVAFDRVAPAPETVWTGDTGRELVVPIGRAGAKEMQSLRLGRGTAQHALISGKTGSGKSTLLHALVTNAALHYGPDQVEFYLIDFKKGVEFKTYAAERLPHARVIAIESEREFGVSVLERLDAELRRRGELYRAHAVQDLGGFRAAAPDVPMPRTLLIIDEFQELFVADDKLAQDAGLLLDRLVRQGRAFGVHVILGSQTLAGAYSLARSTLGQMAVRIALECSEADAHLILSDENPAARLLTRPGEAIYNDQNGLTSGNQPFQVAWLPDDQRRQYLHELRDRPVPRAAALEPAIVFEGNMPADVRTNSELAAAVAGRVEALEPTLWLGAAVRIEPPTSLVLRRQSGQHLAILGNDEASALGIMSTAAAAILGQLGDRGAQIVVLNGARPESDHRDAWRTIAAALGALGAGANGAAVDAATTGGSPLTGQAIQVVAPRDAAAVVVALADEAQRRAASSEESPPARFLFIHDVSQIRDLRVVEDDFSFSSAKKAPGADRRFRELLREGPAVGIHVVLWCDSYNALSRAIDRITLRELDFRIALPMSAADSTSFIESPAAGRLGEHRALLYRDDLGTQTKFRPYGAPTPERLAWLAKRSGLAVG; this comes from the coding sequence GTGCCGCACACGCCGCTGTCCACCCGCCGTCAGATGGAGTTGCTGCACGAACTGCAGCAACTGGCCGACTGGCGCGCCACGGAGGAAGCGAGAATCGCCGCGGCGCTCCGCAAGGAATCGGCGGCGGCGGCAGAAGAGTTCGAGTCGACGGCTCAATCGCTCCACAAGCAGTATTCGACCCAGCGGCGTGACTTGGAAACTCAGTTCGCCGAAGCGAAGCAGGCGGTCGAGGCGGGATTGGAACAAGACCGAGCCCTCGCAACCCGAGAGTTGGCTGCGGCGATCGACCGACTCGACGCCGAGGAATCGGACGCGCTCGCCGCCGCCAAGCAGCGGGCCCAAGAGGCTCAATGGGAGGCAATGGCCGTCTTCGACGCCTCGAAGGACAAGCCCGAGCAACACTGGGCCAAGGCGAGCAAGCTCGTCGCCGTCCAGCGGCAGCAGTTGGAGGGTCTGCAGCGAGACGCCGATGCGCTGCTGGGGATGCGGCGGCTTAAGCGGCCTGAGGCGTCGTTCGAGGAAGCCCCCGACGAATCCGCAGACCAGGACCCCGCGTCCGACGCCGCCGAGCGACTCCGCGCCCTGCTCTCCGAACTGCGCGAAGCGGTCCTCGCGATGCAGGGGCAGAAGCTCCCTACGCTGTTCTTGGAAGGGGGAGGCCCCTGGGGCTGGCTGGTCGGCGCCGTCGCCATTGGGGCCGTCATCGCGGCGTTTCTGGGCGAGTCGTTCTCCGCCGCCGGCATCGGCGCCGCGCTCGGCGGGCTGGTCGTCGCCGGGATGCTGTGGGGCTGGCTCCTGCCGAAGAGCCGCCGGCAAACCTACGACAAGTACCGCGAAGTTGTCCGCGGGGTCGCCACGGGGCTGACCCTTGCCCAACAGGCCCTGGCCGATGCGAAGGCCGCCTCTCAGGCCGAGGCTGCGGCCATTGTTCGCCGCCGGGACGAGGATGTGCGGACCGCCGACGTGGAGCGCGATCGGGCCGTCAACGCCTCCCGAACGCACCGCGCTGACGAGGTCGCCCGACTCGAAGCGGAGACTGTCCGGCGAATCGCCGAGTTGGAGCAGAAGTGCGAAGCCGATCTGGCCGCCGTCGACGCCAAGTATCCCCCGCTGCTCGCCGCGAACGAAGCCGACCGCGACGCCGCCGAGCATGCCAACAACAGCCAGTACGAAGCCCGGCGAGCGGAGGCCCAGCGGCTGCACGACGCCGAATTCGCCGCGTTGGCCGAACGCTGGCTCGGCGGGTTTCGACAGATCGCCGACGAGTTGCGCGGCATGGCCGCCCGCGCCGCGGAGCTGTGCCCCGATTGGAACGAGACTCGGTGGGACGACTGGAACCGCCCGACCGTCCCCCCCGAGGGAATCGCGCTCGGGCGGTTCGAGTTGCCGTTGTCGGTCGTCAAACATGGCGTGCCGAGCGATCCCGCGCTGGCCTTGCCGACCACGTGGCTGCCGCTCACCGCGGCGATTTCGATCGCCGAACATCCGCGGCTGGTCGCCACGGCCGACGGGCCGGGGCGGGCTGCGGCGGTCAAGGTGCTGCAACTGGCGATGCTGCGAACCCTCGCGGCGCTGCCGGCGGGGCTGCTGCGATTCACGCTCATCGACCCTGCGGGACTAGGCGAAAACTTCGGCCCCTTCATGCACTTGGCCGACTACGACGAGCAACTCGCTCCCAAGCAGGTGCTCACCGAGCCGAAGCGGATCGAGGAGCGGCTGACCATCGTCACGGCCCACATGGAGAAGGTGCTGCAGAAGTATCTGCGGAACGAGTTCGCGACCCTCGCCGAGTACAACGCCCAGGCGGGCGAAGTCGCCGAGCCGTACCACGTGGTCGTGGCGGCCAACTTCCCCGCGGGATTCAGCGAGATCGCGGCGCGGCGGCTCCTGGCAATCGCCGAGGCGGGCCCGCGCTGCGGCGTGTATGTGCTGATGAGCGTCGACCGCTCGTTGCGGCTGCCGTACGAGATCAAACTCGAGCCGTTCCTGCACAACGCGATGCACCTCGATTGGCACGAGGGCCGGTTTGTGTGGCAGTATCCGTTGTTCGAGAAGCTGCCGCTGGAGCTCGACGAACTCCCCGCCCCGGAGCGGCTGAACGAAGTGCTGCGGCGGGCGGCGCAGGATTCGAAGACCGCCAGCCGGGTCGAGGTCGCCTTCGACCGGGTCGCCCCGGCCCCCGAGACCGTCTGGACCGGCGACACGGGGCGCGAACTGGTCGTCCCCATCGGCCGCGCCGGCGCCAAGGAGATGCAATCGCTGCGGCTGGGCCGCGGCACCGCCCAGCACGCCCTGATCAGCGGCAAGACCGGCTCGGGCAAGAGCACGCTGCTCCACGCGCTGGTCACCAACGCGGCGCTCCACTACGGCCCCGATCAGGTCGAGTTTTACCTGATCGACTTCAAGAAGGGGGTCGAGTTCAAGACCTATGCCGCCGAGCGGCTCCCCCACGCCCGGGTCATTGCGATCGAGAGCGAGCGGGAATTCGGCGTCAGCGTCCTGGAGCGGCTCGACGCCGAACTGCGCCGCCGCGGCGAGCTCTACCGGGCCCACGCGGTGCAGGATCTAGGCGGCTTCCGCGCCGCGGCGCCCGACGTGCCGATGCCTCGTACGCTGTTGATCATCGACGAGTTCCAGGAGCTGTTCGTCGCCGACGACAAGCTCGCCCAGGACGCGGGGCTGCTTCTCGACCGACTGGTGCGGCAAGGGCGAGCGTTCGGCGTCCACGTGATCCTCGGCTCGCAGACCTTGGCCGGGGCCTACTCGCTGGCGCGCAGCACATTGGGACAAATGGCCGTGCGGATCGCGCTGGAGTGCAGCGAGGCCGACGCCCACCTGATTCTCAGCGACGAGAACCCGGCCGCTCGGTTGCTCACCCGTCCGGGCGAGGCGATCTACAACGACCAGAACGGCCTGACCTCCGGGAACCAGCCGTTCCAGGTCGCGTGGCTCCCCGACGACCAGCGGCGACAATACCTCCACGAACTGCGCGATCGCCCCGTGCCGCGCGCAGCCGCGCTCGAACCGGCAATCGTGTTCGAAGGGAACATGCCGGCCGACGTTCGTACGAACTCGGAGCTCGCCGCCGCTGTGGCCGGCCGGGTCGAGGCGCTTGAGCCGACGTTGTGGCTGGGCGCCGCGGTGCGGATCGAACCGCCGACCAGTCTCGTGCTGCGCCGGCAGAGCGGCCAGCATCTCGCCATTCTCGGCAACGACGAGGCCTCGGCGCTGGGGATCATGTCGACCGCCGCGGCGGCGATCCTCGGCCAACTCGGCGACCGGGGCGCCCAGATCGTCGTGCTCAACGGCGCCCGTCCCGAAAGCGATCATCGCGACGCCTGGCGCACCATCGCCGCTGCGCTCGGCGCTCTCGGGGCGGGCGCCAACGGCGCGGCAGTCGACGCCGCGACGACCGGCGGCTCGCCGTTGACCGGGCAGGCGATCCAGGTCGTCGCGCCCCGCGACGCCGCGGCCGTGGTCGTCGCCCTGGCCGACGAGGCCCAACGCCGCGCCGCCAGCAGCGAAGAATCCCCCCCGGCGCGATTTCTGTTCATTCACGACGTATCGCAAATCCGCGACCTGCGGGTCGTCGAGGACGACTTCAGCTTCTCCAGCGCCAAGAAAGCCCCCGGCGCCGATCGCCGGTTCCGCGAATTGCTGCGCGAAGGTCCCGCGGTCGGCATCCACGTCGTGCTGTGGTGCGATTCCTACAACGCGCTCTCCCGAGCGATCGACCGGATCACGCTCCGCGAGCTCGACTTCCGGATCGCGCTGCCAATGAGCGCAGCCGACTCGACGAGCTTCATCGAATCCCCCGCCGCGGGCCGGCTGGGGGAACACCGCGCACTG
- a CDS encoding WXG100 family type VII secretion target, whose product MSQAIVDPAELRRFAHQLKTFNAELEERMSALCNQLHSLSVTWRDQEQKKFAEEFEQHLKLINRSIEATNQYAPFLLRKAERIEEYLQQR is encoded by the coding sequence ATGTCTCAGGCGATCGTCGACCCCGCCGAGCTGCGTCGGTTTGCGCACCAGCTCAAGACGTTCAACGCCGAGCTGGAGGAGCGCATGAGCGCGCTGTGCAATCAGCTCCATTCGCTCAGCGTCACGTGGCGCGATCAGGAACAGAAGAAGTTCGCCGAGGAGTTCGAGCAGCACCTGAAGCTCATCAACCGCTCGATCGAAGCGACCAATCAATACGCCCCGTTTCTCTTGCGAAAAGCGGAGCGGATCGAAGAGTATTTGCAGCAACGGTGA
- a CDS encoding aminotransferase class I/II-fold pyridoxal phosphate-dependent enzyme, whose protein sequence is MDQLPGSFFGPSNLVELLQHRAQHQGNDVGFRYLSDGEREVVEWTYADLDRRARAIAASLQAMGMEGERALLLYPSGLDFVAAFFGCLFAGVTAVPAYPPRRNRNMARIEAIANDAEAKVALTTFDVLERVQTMIGDTPALQQIRWRATDQWGPELADHWRRPEVHGETLAFLQYTSGSTGTPKGVMLTHANLMHNSAMIAYAFEHSRSGTGMFWLPLYHDMGLIGGLLQPLYMGRPNLLMSPTHFLQKPVRWLQAISQVGATISGGPNFAYDLCVDKVTPAQKRTLDLSRWSLAFNGAEPVRAETIDRFSEAFAECGFRREAFYPCYGLAEATLIVTGGFKQAEPVVMPFELEALEHHKVVDAEPGAAGARQLVGSGGNLLDQTIVIADPDTFAPLGQDQVGEIWVSGPSVAVGYWKRPEQSQETFGAKLRDGRGPFLRTGDLGFLRKGELFVTGRLKDLIILRGVNYYPQDIEQSVQAAHEAIAPGVGAAFAVGPEGAERLVVVNETIRRRDLNFAEIIAAVRKQVSRDHEQSVAAVVLLKAGSIPKTSSGKIQRHACKDGFVAGTLAMVASWSAETGEVVIAPSLRRRTREEEARLDSDGMEAALDGDDSSVLAEETTLETQAAEDALARASDRTAAQGKLAAGQLAEIVDVVYAKVREIGRERVQELEWDTNIVELGLDSLERMEIIAALEDHFGGRFPDHVLPNIETCGEVAEAIRLHLGGRIERTVGGSDAAEVPAEDYQFSKSPEYLRLLENKSLTTKAGLPNPFFTVHEGLTNDRTTIAGQEYVNWCSYNYLGMSGDPAVVKATQDAVARFGTSVSASRVVSGEKTIHRQLERAIADFIGTEDSIVMVGGHSTNESIIGHLFGPGDLILHDALSHNSIMQGAILSGARRRPFAHNDWRECGRILDQIRHEYRRVLIVVEGVYSMDGDYPDLPQFVELKKKHKCYMMVDEAHSIGTMGLHGRGMSEHFGIVPRDVDIWMGTLSKSMGSCGGYIAGCRELVEYLKYTAPGFVYSVGLSPANTAAALASLELLQEEPERVARLAENSRLFLRLAKDAGLNTGHSNNTPVVPVITGNSEHALRLSHQLFQRGINVQPILYPAVEERAARLRFFITATHTPQQIRTTVRAVAEELDRIDPSCRGADRPLPPLEERVPAPETSLPPR, encoded by the coding sequence ATGGATCAACTTCCCGGGTCGTTCTTCGGCCCTTCCAATCTGGTCGAACTGCTGCAGCACCGCGCCCAGCATCAGGGGAACGATGTCGGCTTTCGGTACTTGTCCGACGGCGAACGTGAGGTCGTCGAGTGGACCTACGCCGATCTCGATCGCCGGGCCCGGGCGATCGCCGCTTCGCTGCAGGCGATGGGGATGGAGGGGGAACGAGCGCTGCTGTTGTACCCTTCGGGGCTCGATTTCGTCGCCGCGTTTTTCGGCTGTCTGTTCGCCGGGGTGACGGCCGTGCCGGCCTATCCGCCGCGTCGCAATCGCAATATGGCCCGGATCGAGGCGATCGCCAACGACGCCGAGGCCAAAGTCGCTTTGACCACGTTCGACGTCCTCGAACGGGTGCAAACGATGATCGGCGACACGCCGGCGCTCCAGCAGATCCGCTGGCGGGCGACCGACCAATGGGGCCCGGAACTCGCCGACCACTGGCGCCGGCCCGAGGTTCACGGCGAGACCCTCGCCTTTCTGCAGTACACGAGCGGTTCGACCGGCACGCCCAAGGGGGTGATGCTGACCCATGCGAACCTGATGCACAACTCGGCGATGATCGCCTACGCCTTCGAGCATTCCCGTTCGGGGACCGGCATGTTTTGGCTGCCGCTCTATCACGACATGGGGCTCATCGGCGGCCTGCTGCAGCCGCTGTACATGGGCCGGCCCAATTTGCTGATGTCGCCGACCCACTTCCTGCAGAAGCCGGTCCGGTGGCTGCAAGCCATCTCGCAAGTGGGCGCCACGATCAGCGGCGGGCCTAATTTTGCCTACGACCTCTGCGTCGACAAGGTGACCCCCGCTCAGAAGCGCACCCTCGATCTGAGCCGCTGGTCGCTCGCCTTCAACGGCGCCGAGCCGGTGCGGGCCGAGACGATCGACCGCTTCAGCGAGGCCTTCGCCGAGTGCGGATTCCGCCGCGAGGCGTTTTATCCCTGCTACGGACTGGCCGAGGCGACCCTGATCGTCACCGGCGGGTTCAAACAGGCCGAGCCGGTGGTCATGCCGTTCGAGCTGGAGGCGCTTGAGCATCACAAGGTCGTCGACGCCGAACCGGGCGCCGCCGGAGCGCGGCAGTTGGTCGGCAGCGGCGGCAATCTGCTCGACCAGACGATCGTCATCGCCGATCCCGACACGTTCGCCCCGCTGGGACAGGACCAAGTCGGCGAAATCTGGGTCTCCGGGCCCAGCGTGGCCGTCGGCTACTGGAAGCGGCCCGAGCAGAGCCAGGAGACCTTCGGCGCCAAGCTGCGCGACGGCCGCGGGCCGTTCCTTCGCACGGGCGACCTCGGCTTCTTGCGCAAGGGGGAGCTGTTCGTCACCGGGCGACTCAAGGACCTGATCATTCTCCGCGGGGTGAACTACTACCCTCAGGACATCGAGCAATCGGTGCAGGCGGCTCACGAGGCGATCGCCCCCGGCGTCGGGGCGGCGTTCGCGGTCGGTCCCGAGGGGGCGGAGCGGCTGGTCGTCGTCAACGAAACGATCCGCCGGCGCGATCTCAACTTCGCCGAGATTATCGCCGCGGTCCGCAAGCAGGTGTCGCGAGACCACGAACAATCGGTCGCCGCGGTGGTGCTGCTCAAGGCGGGCAGCATCCCCAAGACCTCCAGCGGCAAGATCCAACGTCACGCGTGCAAGGACGGGTTCGTGGCCGGCACCCTGGCCATGGTCGCCAGTTGGTCGGCTGAGACGGGGGAGGTGGTGATCGCCCCCTCGCTGCGGCGCCGCACGCGCGAGGAAGAAGCTCGCCTCGACAGCGACGGCATGGAAGCTGCTCTCGACGGAGACGATTCCAGCGTGCTGGCCGAGGAAACGACGCTGGAAACCCAGGCCGCCGAGGACGCCCTGGCCCGCGCCTCCGACCGCACCGCGGCGCAAGGCAAGCTCGCCGCGGGCCAACTCGCCGAGATCGTCGACGTGGTTTACGCCAAGGTTCGCGAGATCGGCCGCGAGCGCGTCCAGGAACTCGAGTGGGACACGAACATCGTCGAGCTGGGGCTCGACTCGCTGGAACGGATGGAGATCATCGCGGCGCTTGAGGACCACTTCGGCGGACGGTTCCCCGACCACGTGCTCCCCAACATCGAGACATGCGGCGAGGTCGCCGAAGCGATTCGGTTGCATCTGGGAGGCCGGATCGAGCGGACCGTCGGCGGTTCCGACGCCGCCGAGGTCCCCGCAGAAGACTACCAGTTCTCCAAGAGCCCGGAGTACCTTCGGCTGCTGGAAAACAAGTCGCTGACGACCAAGGCGGGGCTCCCCAACCCGTTCTTCACCGTCCATGAAGGCCTGACCAACGATCGCACGACGATCGCCGGGCAGGAGTACGTCAACTGGTGCAGCTACAACTACCTGGGAATGTCAGGCGATCCGGCCGTGGTCAAGGCGACCCAGGACGCAGTCGCGCGATTCGGCACCAGCGTCTCGGCGAGCCGAGTCGTCTCGGGCGAGAAGACAATCCATCGCCAATTGGAACGGGCGATCGCCGACTTCATCGGCACGGAGGACTCGATCGTGATGGTCGGCGGTCACTCGACGAACGAGTCGATCATCGGCCACCTGTTCGGCCCGGGAGACCTCATCTTGCACGACGCACTGTCGCACAACAGCATCATGCAAGGAGCGATTCTCTCGGGCGCCCGCCGCCGTCCGTTCGCTCACAACGATTGGCGCGAGTGCGGAAGGATTCTCGACCAGATTCGCCACGAATACCGCCGCGTGCTGATCGTCGTCGAGGGCGTGTACAGCATGGACGGCGACTATCCCGACCTGCCGCAGTTCGTCGAACTCAAGAAGAAACACAAGTGCTACATGATGGTCGACGAGGCCCACTCGATCGGCACGATGGGCCTGCACGGCCGAGGAATGAGCGAGCACTTCGGCATCGTCCCCCGCGACGTCGACATTTGGATGGGCACCCTGAGCAAGTCGATGGGAAGTTGCGGCGGATACATCGCCGGCTGTCGCGAACTGGTCGAGTATCTCAAATACACCGCCCCGGGGTTCGTGTACTCGGTCGGCCTCTCGCCGGCGAACACGGCTGCGGCGCTCGCGTCGCTCGAACTGTTGCAGGAAGAGCCGGAGCGCGTCGCTCGGCTCGCCGAGAACTCGCGGTTGTTCTTGCGGCTCGCCAAGGACGCGGGTCTCAACACGGGCCACAGCAACAACACGCCGGTCGTCCCCGTGATCACCGGCAACAGCGAGCATGCCCTGCGACTGTCGCACCAGTTGTTCCAACGCGGAATCAACGTGCAGCCGATCCTGTACCCGGCCGTTGAGGAACGCGCCGCCCGGCTGCGATTCTTCATCACGGCCACCCACACGCCGCAGCAAATCCGCACCACGGTGCGGGCCGTCGCGGAAGAGTTGGACCGGATCGACCCCTCCTGCCGCGGCGCCGATCGGCCGCTTCCCCCGCTGGAAGAGCGCGTACCGGCCCCGGAGACAAGCCTGCCGCCTCGTTAG
- a CDS encoding DinB family protein, whose translation MSKTLLTLYGFNLAYCERLAADIPDEEMHTQPSPDVNTPAWLLGHLAICTDYALQTLGQPTRLPAEWHAEFGPRSQPQMEKHPYPDKQELLLALREGHAAVAAALESVDLAVLDEPNPLPVKFLKKLLPTKGDLVAHLMATHEAAHLGHLSNWRRQTGRPPLF comes from the coding sequence ATGAGCAAAACGCTGCTGACTCTGTATGGCTTCAATCTCGCCTACTGCGAACGGCTCGCCGCCGACATCCCCGACGAGGAGATGCACACCCAGCCTTCGCCGGACGTCAACACGCCGGCTTGGTTGCTGGGGCACTTGGCGATCTGCACTGACTACGCCTTGCAAACTCTCGGACAGCCAACGCGGTTGCCCGCGGAGTGGCACGCCGAGTTCGGCCCCAGGTCGCAACCGCAGATGGAAAAACATCCCTACCCTGACAAGCAGGAACTGCTGCTGGCGCTTCGCGAGGGGCACGCGGCTGTCGCGGCAGCGCTGGAATCGGTCGACCTGGCGGTCCTCGACGAACCGAACCCGTTGCCGGTCAAGTTCCTGAAAAAGCTGCTGCCCACCAAGGGAGATCTGGTGGCGCATCTCATGGCGACCCACGAGGCGGCCCATCTAGGTCACTTGTCGAACTGGCGCCGCCAGACAGGCCGGCCTCCGCTGTTCTGA
- a CDS encoding ABC transporter permease: MTLACLLAAAADGGAKEIPLTRLAISFAPVVALLAVQRAWGLGVGKSMIATVRMLLQLLVVGYVLVSIFQAEGPWIVLATLSIMLMAASWIAVRSLDVVAGHRRRGEAFAAIAFSGVVTLVIITQGVLMLEPWHSPREMISLAGMIFANAMNAVSLAGERFASERRGGAGYLAARNIAMNAALIPLNNTMLAVGLVSLPGMMTGQLLAGASPLVAARYQIMVMAMVFGSGGIAAAIYLRLQRESGQRE; encoded by the coding sequence ATGACTCTCGCCTGCTTGCTCGCTGCCGCCGCCGACGGGGGCGCCAAGGAGATCCCCCTGACCCGATTGGCAATATCGTTTGCGCCCGTCGTCGCGCTGTTGGCGGTCCAACGGGCCTGGGGATTGGGAGTCGGCAAGTCGATGATTGCGACGGTTCGCATGTTGCTGCAGCTGCTGGTCGTCGGGTACGTGCTCGTCTCCATCTTCCAGGCCGAGGGACCGTGGATCGTGCTCGCCACGCTGTCGATCATGCTGATGGCTGCCAGTTGGATCGCGGTTCGTTCGCTCGACGTCGTCGCGGGCCATCGTCGTCGGGGAGAGGCGTTCGCCGCAATCGCGTTCTCCGGCGTCGTCACGCTCGTCATCATCACGCAGGGCGTGCTGATGCTTGAGCCCTGGCACTCCCCGCGCGAGATGATCTCGCTGGCTGGAATGATCTTCGCCAATGCGATGAATGCGGTGAGCCTCGCGGGGGAGCGATTCGCCAGCGAGCGTCGCGGCGGAGCCGGGTATCTCGCGGCCCGCAACATCGCGATGAACGCCGCACTGATTCCCCTGAACAATACGATGTTGGCCGTGGGACTCGTCTCGCTGCCGGGAATGATGACCGGCCAGTTGCTCGCCGGGGCGTCGCCGCTGGTGGCGGCACGGTATCAAATCATGGTGATGGCCATGGTGTTTGGTTCCGGCGGGATTGCAGCGGCAATTTACTTGCGCCTGCAGCGCGAGAGCGGGCAAAGAGAGTAA
- the xerC gene encoding tyrosine recombinase XerC yields the protein MHRKIAQFLRHLHVERGASPLTIKSYREDLEAFAEYFADEQGATPEPETVTAVELRGFLSALHDAGYAKTSIARKLASLRSFYRFGQRQGWIDTNPARALRNPRKSRSLPHFLTTEEVGKLLAAPPAQGDAGLRDRAILETIYSAGLRVSELVGLNDGDVDLDQGVLRVRGKGRRERLSPLGSYAVRALQKWLAARELAPSEKGGREAPVFTNRFGTRLTTRSVGRMLEKYLRETGLDQRTSPHTLRHSFATHLLDRGADIRSVQELLGHKSLVTTQIYTHVSTATLREAYEKAHPRAH from the coding sequence ATGCACCGCAAGATTGCTCAGTTTCTACGGCACTTGCATGTCGAACGGGGCGCTTCGCCGCTGACGATCAAAAGCTACCGCGAGGACCTCGAGGCGTTCGCGGAGTACTTCGCCGACGAACAGGGGGCGACTCCCGAACCCGAGACCGTGACGGCCGTGGAGCTGCGAGGATTTCTCTCGGCCTTGCATGACGCAGGGTACGCCAAGACCTCGATCGCGCGCAAGTTGGCGTCGCTCCGCAGCTTTTATCGGTTCGGGCAACGCCAGGGGTGGATCGACACGAATCCCGCCCGGGCGCTTCGCAACCCGCGCAAGAGTCGGTCGCTGCCCCACTTCCTGACGACCGAGGAGGTCGGCAAGCTGCTGGCCGCTCCGCCAGCCCAAGGGGATGCCGGACTCCGCGATCGGGCGATCCTCGAAACGATCTACTCGGCGGGCCTGCGCGTGAGCGAACTGGTTGGGCTCAACGACGGCGACGTCGATCTCGACCAGGGGGTGCTGCGGGTCCGCGGCAAGGGGCGCCGCGAGCGGCTCTCGCCGCTCGGGTCGTACGCGGTCCGGGCGCTCCAAAAGTGGTTGGCCGCCCGCGAACTCGCGCCGAGCGAGAAGGGGGGCCGCGAGGCGCCGGTCTTCACGAACCGGTTCGGCACACGGCTCACGACGCGCAGCGTGGGACGTATGCTTGAGAAGTATCTCCGCGAGACGGGGCTCGACCAGCGGACCAGTCCCCACACGCTGCGGCACAGTTTCGCCACCCACCTGCTCGACCGCGGCGCCGACATCCGCAGCGTCCAGGAGCTTCTTGGCCACAAGAGCCTGGTGACGACGCAAATCTACACCCACGTCAGCACCGCGACCCTCCGCGAAGCGTACGAGAAAGCTCACCCCCGGGCGCACTGA